The proteins below are encoded in one region of Nonlabens agnitus:
- a CDS encoding DUF7507 domain-containing protein, whose translation MTGGPITSLVPGAIDTTTFSGSYTIQQSDIDNLQVTNQAIVTGQDPDNNNVTDTSDDNSPIENDPTDTDLPEDSEISIIKTSVFNDENGDGFAQLGETISYSFEVTNSGATT comes from the coding sequence TTGACTGGCGGTCCTATTACGAGCCTTGTACCTGGAGCGATAGACACGACGACCTTCAGCGGAAGCTACACGATCCAGCAGTCAGATATTGATAATTTGCAAGTCACGAATCAAGCAATTGTTACTGGACAAGATCCTGATAATAATAATGTCACGGATACTTCTGATGATAATAGCCCAATTGAGAATGATCCAACGGATACGGACCTTCCCGAGGACAGCGAGATATCGATCATCAAGACGTCTGTGTTCAACGATGAGAACGGCGATGGCTTTGCTCAGTTGGGCGAGACGATCAGCTACAGCTTTGAGGTGACGAACAGTGGTGCTACGACCTAA